In the genome of Populus trichocarpa isolate Nisqually-1 chromosome 6, P.trichocarpa_v4.1, whole genome shotgun sequence, one region contains:
- the LOC7479517 gene encoding uncharacterized protein LOC7479517, with protein MAKYGEGDKRWIVEDRPDGANVHNWHWAETDCLEWSRNLLSKLLNNLTILDGEGNLFIKINKVEKVEGEAYVNVRKGKIIPGYELHVALSWQGEAKDSEGNSLLKVDGSVEIPYISDENADEDPEIRVTVKDESPIGKTLKDAMFAKGKPVVEDKVRVYVQSMAKGGPAKEELETKKVEKKGQPVAGTSVRKVSVSPVVEKKEVKKEGFKTISLTEKFSCRAKDLFEILMDENRWKGFTQSYARISKEVGGEFSIFDGSVTGRNLELQEGKLIVQQWRFGNWPDGIVSKVRLTFDEPEPGITIVKVVHTDIPEEDRYGNETVVENTERGWRDLILNKIRAVFGFGI; from the exons ATGGCCAAGTACGGAGAAGGAGACAAACGTTGGATCGTGGAAGACAGACCAGACGGAGCCAACGTACACAACTGGCACTGGGCTGAGACAGACTGTTTAGAATGGTCAAGAAATCTCCTCTCCAAACTCCTCAACAACCTCACAATCCTCGACGGTGAAGGAAACCTCtttatcaaaatcaacaaagttGAAAAAGTCGAGGGAGAAGCGTATGTTAATGTCCGTAAGGGGAAGATTATTCCGGGTTATGAGTTACACGTTGCTCTTTCGTGGCAAGGCGAAGCCAAAGATAGTGAAGGGAATAGTTTATTGAAGGTAGATGGATCTGTTGAAATTCCGTACATTTCAGATGAGAATGCTGACGAGGATCCTGAGATTCGTGTTACGGTGAAAGATGAAAGCCCAATTGGAAAGACTTTGAAGGATGCTATGTTTGCGAAAGGGAAGCCGGTGGTGGAGGATAAAGTTAGAGTTTACGTGCAGAGTATGGCGAAAGGTGGGCCAGCTAAGGAAGAATTGGAGACGAAGAAGGTGGAGAAAAAGGGGCAGCCGGTGGCTGGCACATCGGTGAGGAAGGTGAGTGTGTCTCCGGTGGTGGAGAAGAAGGAGGTGAAGAAAGAGGGGTTTAAGACTATTAGTTTGACGGAGAAGTTCAGTTGTAGGGCCAAGGATTTGTTTGAGATATTGATGGATGAGAATAGGTGGAAGGGGTTTACACAGAGTTATGCGAGGATTAGTAAAGAGGTTGGAGGGGAGTTTAGTATTTTTGATGGGTCTGTGACGGGGAGGAATTTGGAATTGCAGGAGGGGAAATTGATTGTGCAGCAATGGAGGTTTGGGAACTGGCCCGATGGGATTGTATCGAAG GTAAGACTGACTTTTGATGAGCCTGAACCTGGGATTACTATAGTGAAGGTGGTGCATACTGATATACCCGAGGAAGACAG ATATGGGAATGAAACTGTGGTGGAGAATACTGAAAGAGGATGGCGGGATCTTATTTTAAACAAGATACGGGCAGTTTTTGGTTTTGGCATATGA
- the LOC18100594 gene encoding ubiquitin fusion degradation protein 1, which translates to MEPPDKAQDHNESSKKHSDSQVQNDDNYSSNYTAQASPQYYDRYGQHYDSFERAYHCFSLSVVEKSHLEQGKRIIERVSNCGVYEFTAEEGSVFLPDWTMENLQLQNGNAVRLKNTTIEKGTFIKLQPHSTDFSSMLNPKAALEETLNCEVDFVPHLDNKETSKEWHKFVPFTELALPDSGSVEKENQTINTAPSMATESEIRSRKHPTEVVWFMLAHGKRLKELKTEDVKA; encoded by the exons ATGGAGCCGCCCGATAAAGCTCAGGATCATAATGAGAGTTCTAAGAAGCACAGCGATTCTCAAGTTCAAAACGATGACAACTATAGCAGCAATTACACTGCTCAGGCCTCTCCACAATATTATGATCGATACGGCCAACATTATGATTCTTTTGAACGTGCTTACCATTGTTTTTCGCTCTCAGTAGTCGAGAAATCACACCTAGAGCAGGGGAAACGGATCATC GAACGAGTTTCGAATTGTGGAGTGTATGAGTTCACTGCCGAAGAAGGTTCAGTCTTCTTGCCGGATTGGACGATGGAGAATTTGCAACTGCAGAATGGCAACGCTGTGCGCCTGAAGAATACTACCATAGAAAAGGGAACCTTCATAAAATTGCAACCTCACTCTACGGATTTCTCAAGCATGCTTAATCCAAAAGCAGCATTGGAAGAGACATTGA ATTGTGAGGTTGATTTTGTGCCTCATCTAGATAACAAAGAGACAAGCAAGGAATGGCACAAGTTTGTGCCTTTCACAG AGTTAGCTCTACCTGATTCAGGTTCTGTTGAAAAAGAGAACCAAACAATTAACACAGCTCCAAGCATGGCCACTGAATCAGAGATCAGGTCTCGTAAACATCCAACAGAGGTGGTATGGTTCATGCTTGCACATGGAAAGAGATTGAAAGAGCTCAAAACAGAGGATGTCAAAGCTTAA